gatctgcatactgggaatgcaccaccatttatcgtcgggagcgggctctgggacgcaacccccgcatagcagcatgtatgtaaagcgagctaaatcgggtcaatgaattcatcatcatcatcatcatcatcatcatataTATATGAAGAAGAAACTATCTATTGAGAAAAGGAGAGTTTATCTCTCGGAAACGGGACGCCTTTTATATTTATATTTATTTATTTAGTCCGATGACAGTCACGTAACCCAGACTAGTTATAGTATTTAACcctgagattctgtaaggatcgtATGGTTTCTATTAGGTAGTGCAAAAAACTAGCTATTACATAGGGTTTTAATATAACCTGCTAAGCCCTCGCTTGCAATAATATAAAACCCCCTTTTTCTATGTCTTATAAAGCTAGGTCGCTATGATTCCTAAGGCCGAGAACTTAGCCTAAGCGCTCCTAAACCTCTGCCTTAGGCACTAAGAGTATATAAACCCTACAAGCCTCTCGGGagtagactgcgacatcgcccatggACGGGCGGGTGGGCACTGCCCACGGGCCTTATGTAAGCGGGAAATGGGCCCTAGTTGGTTAACAGTCACGACATTTGCCCGAACGCGTTACAACGTGGACGAGAGAAATTTATAAAGGACACTGCCTGACGCGCGAAAATTCTCTTCGTTTCCACCAAGGAATGAGAAACCTCCAAAATATCATTCGCTTTTCCCACTTTCCTAGATTTTCTATCACGACGTGCAAAGTGAGTCCGGGAGCTGTACATCATTTTTCGACTCACGGGAAGATGCCAGACTCCCATTTATCTGAGTATACGTCCGGGAGATGGATGTTCGTAGGATTGCCATGGCCTTGCTTTgccttccccttccccttcccccttGCCCTTTTGCTGTGACCAAGAATTCATTGACTAACGATCAACTTAAGCTACAATGACCATCTACGGCAATATGAAAGAAGACGGGCTTTCAACGTCCCTGAACTCAAGCGACTTGCAGCAGTATCAGTTCACCGGAAGGAATAAGACGTCTCCACTTTCGAAAAGCTAGCTGAGGGGGGGTTCAATCGAAGTTTCCTTGTTACTATGAATGATGGCTTCCAACTTGTTGCACGCATCCCTTGCCCTGTCACCGAGCCAAAATTCTTCCTCATCGCGAGCGAAGTTGCCACGATGGATTTCCTCCGTTCTCAAGGTATACCTGTTCCGAAGGTCTTCGGGTACTCTGCCAGGTCGGACAACGCTGCGGGAACAGAATACATATTCATGGAGCTCGTACAAGGAAATAATTTAGGTGATATTTGGTTTCAATTATCGGAAAAGGAGAGGATAAATTTGGTGTTTCAAATTGTTCAGATGGAGTCTCGACTCCTTTCTCTACGTTTCCCAGCAGGTGGGAGCCTTTATTACTGCAAAGATTTGCAAGATAAATCCAGTTGGATTGACATTCCAAGCACTTTGCCGACCAGCAAGGGTCATTTCTGCATTGGTCCTAATACAACACTTGGATTATGGTATGGCAAACGACGTGATTTGTCGGTTGGGCGTGGGCCATGTAAGTGCTTGTTTCCTTAGCTTTCCCCTCCGCCCCATCACACTCGTGTTAGAGCATCGCAATGTGTCAGTAATTAATTCTTGAAGACATCGATTCTTTAGCGGCCCTGACTGCCGGTGCCAAGAAAGAGATCGCACACCTCACGAAGTTTGGGCGACCTCTGCAACCTCTTCGGCGTCTCCGTCGAGAGATCTACAACTACCAGGCACAGTCACATTTTGAGCATATTGCGAGTCTGGAAAAATATCTGCAAATTGCGCCTTATCTTATACCACAGAATAATTCAGCCATCACCCGTCCCGTTATGCGCCATCCTGATCTCCAGCCTAACAACATATTCGTCTCTGATAAACTGGAAATCACTGGCCTGATTGATTGGCAACATAGCGTGGTTCTTCCACTTTTCCTGCAATGCGGAATTCCAAACAGTCTACAAAACTATGGTGACGAGGTCTCAGAATCATTGCAGATCCCCTGTCTTCCAGACAACTTCAACAAtttggaagaaagagaacaATTCGAACAAGCCCAACTTCTACGCAGGCGCCAACTCCACCACTTCTATGTGAATTTCACGGCAAAGTACAATTCCGAGCATTACGATGCTTTAACATCTGATTTGAGTACTCTAAGGCGAAGGCTCTTTCACCACGCCAGTAATCCTTGGGAAGGTGATAATACGAGCCTCAAAGCTAATCGCTCTTTCGAGGGACTGGGCAAAGGTGGATCCTCAGGAGAAGCCACATTGCCCAATTTCGTTTACAGAGGAAGAGTCGGCTGAATGTCTACAGTTGCAGAACGCGCAAACTGAAGCAGACGAACAACTGCAGGCATGTCAAGAAGCAATTGGAGTGGGACATGAGGGGTGGGTGCCTCTTGCATTGTATGACGAGGCAAGACGACGCGAAAGGAATCTGTTGGCGGACGCCTTAGACGCGGCTGAATTACTTGaggaaaaaacaaaaataaaagaaaaCTGGATTTTGGGGACTTTTGCGAGGAAGATTATTTGTGAATTTTTTCACTCTTTGTCTCTGATTACGCGTTTGAATCTCCCAAATTTTGTATTTTTGCTTAATCACGAGACCGTCATATATGACCCAATTATTCTCAAGTCTCACCTAGCAGTAATAAGACGGTAcactttctcttctttcaaaAGGGCAGGTGGTACTACCCCGGAAGAATTTCCCTTGCTACAAAAATGATGCTCGTGGTACCATTCTAATGACCTGTCTGTTTACCATAACGCGAGCCATATAAGAATTTGAGGGATCTTATACAGACAGAAACACCAAATATACTGTGATAGCGCCTGAGAAGGCCAAGTTTCCGCCCCACCAGTTTTAGACGGTTTCGGTAGCTTCTTGCTTCTCCCTGAAAAAGAATCATCTCACCCCTTTCCCTTCTGTGGCCGTTTCCCGATGGACGGTTCTAAAAGGGACTATCGCGGCCCAATAATACAAGAAGAAACTCTTTATAGGATATACGCTTACAAACTATCTTATTTGCTCTACATGAAGCGATTGACCTTTTCTTTGATATAAAACATAGGGCTATCCTTTATCATAATCATTACCATCTGCTTTATTCTTATATTCTGTGCAGTTTACTGCCTTTCGTTCCTCTACCTTTCGACCTAGAAATCAGAACTCGCAAACTCGTCGTTTAGAGCATTCTCCCTTCTGCAAGCACGTTTCCAAGCTGTAATATCATCCACGCTTTGAGCATGGAAGTGCGAATGCTAATTCAAAAGACTAGGTCAGTGCGCACAGCCATGTGCTGGAATCAATACTATACCTATCTCTCCTGTGGAAACACGAAGGTGTTCGGGGGCTTCTTGCCCTGTTTCAAGCCTGGTTGCAGCAAAATCATTGAAAAGAATCAAGACCTTAGACATGATTGCGGTAATTGTGGAAGATGCGGCAAAGGATCAAAGATGGAAACTATTGAAGCAACCAACTCCAATCTGTGAAAGCAAAAATGTGATAGAGCGGATCGTGGTTGTGGTGATAAAGAGGGTATATCTGATTCAGGGATTTGGTATAAGAAGGAGTTTGACGTTTTACCTGGAATTTTATCTTACCAATACATAGCAAGATATAACTGCCCTCTTTTTGCTACATATTATTGTTTCCCAAGCTTCGCAAAATATTTGCTACCATTTAACTTGAAACCTCCTAGGACTCACAAAATGAAGGCATACCTCTCCGCAGCGATTTCTTATCTCATGATTTTAAAATTAGAAGTAAGCCTTGTGTTCCACACCGAGGAAATTACTAACAATGTGACTAGCCCTGGGACACCTTGCATATCCggcaggaggatgaacaaACAGTGAGGATAGGAGCAATTGGATGGAAGCTAGACATCCCCCTCCACGAAATGAAAGGCTCAACATTTGGGTGCGCATTTCTTCTCGATCATGGTGGATATTTTTGGTGCACAATTTTTCATGCACTGCAGCATTGGAGGAATCCAGAGTGGAAGCCGCTGTCCGGAACCGACGGGTTGCGGGTTACCTTTATAGCAACACTTCGGCTTCGGTTCCATTTTCCATTCTGGAAATGACGACACCTGGTCGAATCATGATATGGCAGGCTGAGCATCCGGACAGCCAGTACACGCCCAAGCTCAAAGCTGAACTCCTCCTTCGACTTCTCAAAGCTGCTTTGATTGGAAATGCGAAATATTTTTGGCGGTTGTTACTCGGGTTTGCCATTTTTGGGCAAAGGTTCTTGTTGGTTGTGACTGCCATGACCCATAGCCTGGTACACATGCTCAAAGTTCAGTGTAGCGTTATACAAATGATTTTGATACTTAACTATCTTTTCATCGCATCATCAACCCTTGGGGATGAAGCCAAGCTTCGGCGTGTTATGATTCTCgaagagaaggaatgggaggCCGGCTTCGTTCCAGCGAGTTTCAATCATATAGGGGCAGAAGGTTGGTGGATAAAAACACGAAGTCTTCTAGCAGGAGCTGGATCTCTGCGTGCATTTTCAGTGGAAGATTTAAAAGCCCACCTCGGACATATGCTCTTCTTGTTTGGAGAAGTTTCACCTCAGCGGTCCTGTCATAGCTTCATGCAATGGATGCGACAAAAACCTCCATCTAGGCCCTTTGGTAGCAGAGCCAGCATAGCTCTCATTTGCTACAGCTTTTCTGGCATAAAGAATTCCACCGACTATCAATTGATCGATTCATGGTTGTTTGATATGGGGTTCGTCAATGATATGCTTTGTCGTCTTCAAAAGTCGCCCTTGTTCAAAGATGACATTAGGTTGGACGAACTGAAAATTGTGCTCACAAATCTCGAAGCGATTTTGTCTATGGAGGATGAATGCTCATCTTTCATTCAACCCCATCCAATCTACATCAAAGATACCGCTCGAATACAAGCCTATTTTGAGACAGCATTTCGAGCGCTTGAACAATGTCTGCTGTTGGAAATTTGGGAAAAATGGCGGAGAGTTTAGGATCAATCTCAGAATGAAAAAGACAGTTTGCAGGGCCAGTTTCCAAGGCAAATGTCTCATGGTAGGAAGCCGGGGCCTTTTACTTTCGTGATGCGATCTTCTAACATTGACAGATATGAGGATACAAGATGTTATGAAGATATTCCAAGATGTCTCATTAGTGGACGCATTGCACATAGAGACAAAACAGATAAGACTGTTAAAAAACTCAAAGCCCGATC
The nucleotide sequence above comes from Penicillium digitatum chromosome 1, complete sequence. Encoded proteins:
- a CDS encoding phosphotransferase family protein — encoded protein: MESRLLSLRFPAGGSLYYCKDLQDKSSWIDIPSTLPTSKGHFCIGPNTTLGLWYGKRRDLSVGRGPYIDSLAALTAGAKKEIAHLTKFGRPLQPLRRLRREIYNYQAQSHFEHIASLEKYLQIAPYLIPQNNSAITRPVMRHPDLQPNNIFVSDKLEITGLIDWQHSVVLPLFLQCGIPNSLQNYGDEVSESLQIPCLPDNFNNLEEREQFEQAQLLRRRQLHHFYVNFTAKYNSEHYDALTSDLSTLRRRLFHHASNPWEGDNTSLKANRSFEGLGKGGSSGEATLPNFVYRGRVG